One window of Equus asinus isolate D_3611 breed Donkey chromosome 7, EquAss-T2T_v2, whole genome shotgun sequence genomic DNA carries:
- the MC2R gene encoding adrenocorticotropic hormone receptor translates to MKHIVNLYENINDTARNNSDCPLVVLPEEIFFTISIIGVLENLMILLAVIKNKNLQSPMYFFICSLAISDMLGSLYKILENILIMFRNTGYLKPRSNFETTADDIIDSLFILSLLGSIFSLSVIAVDRYITIFHALQYHSIVTMHRAIVVLIVIWTCCLGSGIAMVIFSHHIPTVITFTSLFPLMLVFILCLYVHMFLLARSHARKISTLSRGNMKGAITLTILLGVFIFCWAPFVLHVLLMTFCPNNPYCVCYMSLFQVNGMLIMCNAVIDPFIYAFRSPELREAFKKMIFCNSYQY, encoded by the coding sequence ATGAAGCACATTGTCAATCTATATGAAAACATCAATGATACAGCAAGAAATAATTCAGACTGTCCTCTTGTGGTTTTGCCAGAAGAGATATTCTTCACAATATCCATCATTGGGGTTTTGGAGAATCTGATGATCCTTCTGGCTGTGATCAAGAATAAGAATCTCCAGTCACCAATGTACTTTTTCATTTGCAGCTTGGCCATTTCTGATATGTTGGGCAGCCTATATAAGATCCTGGAAAATATCCTGATCATGTTCAGAAACACAGGTTATCTCAAGCCTCGTAGCAATTTTGAAACCACAGCCGATGACATCATTGACTCTCTGTTCATCCTCTCCCTACTTGGGTCCATTTTCAGCCTGTCTGTGATCGCCGTTGACCGCTACATCACAATCTTCCATGCTCTGCAGTACCACAGCATTGTGACCATGCACCGTGCCATTGTTGTCCTGATAGTCATCTGGACGTGCTGCCTGGGCAGCGGCATCGCCATGGTGATCTTCTCCCATCACATCCCCACAGTGATCACCTTCACCTCGCTGTTCCCTCTCATGTTGGTCTTTATCCTATGCCTCTATGTGCACATGTTCTTGCTGGCCCGTTCCCATGCCAGGAAGATCTCAACCCTCTCTAGAGGCAACATGAAAGGGGCCATCACGCTGACCATCCTGCTCGGGGTGTTCATCTTCTGCTGGGCCCCTTTTGTCCTTCATGTCCTCTTAATGACATTCTGCCCAAATAACCCTTACTGTGTCTGCTACATGTCCCTCTTCCAGGTGAATGGCATGTTGATCATGTGCAATGCAGTCATCGACCCTTTTATATATGCCTTCCGGAGCCCAGAGCTCAGGGAGGCATTCAAAAAGATGATCTTCTGCAACAGTTACCAGTACTGA